The Mycolicibacterium mageritense genome contains a region encoding:
- a CDS encoding MATE family efflux transporter, producing MTAAATGRELTRLAGPIALTQLAQVALTTSDLVMMGPLGVAALAAGGLSITLFNQLRTMGVGLLTSVGNLVSSAAGRAERQQATGEAAVADVRDLVRAGLLVATAAGTVGGLVLVGLGYVLRWFGQDAAVLDDTLPMLVALAPGLVPCLWFQVIRQFTVGMRKPKALLLITLASVVVNIVLNAAFAYGPGPLPELGLPGIGFATSVVYLLTFVAFAAMVRSDPELSPYFSIAMHRAPAAAVRRILRLGFPIAGTYGSEAGLFSVTAIVIGTFGAPALAAHVVVNQLSYIVFQVSVGISHAASILVSRLVELGETARTRMVAWLAYGQGACVAGVVALVYATIPESLLGLFMDTGDRSAVGVALALLVVAAFQQFVDSAQNIGIGLLRGLHDTSSSLWITLLGYWAVGLPVGLLLAYVADLKTVGMWLGLSAGLTTAAGLLLLTFRRRLADAIAV from the coding sequence ATGACGGCCGCTGCGACAGGACGCGAACTCACCCGGCTGGCCGGGCCGATCGCGTTGACACAACTGGCACAGGTCGCACTGACCACGTCCGATCTGGTGATGATGGGGCCGCTCGGCGTCGCCGCACTGGCCGCGGGCGGCCTGTCGATCACGCTGTTCAACCAGCTGCGCACGATGGGCGTCGGGCTTCTGACCTCGGTGGGCAACCTGGTCTCGTCCGCCGCAGGCCGCGCCGAACGGCAGCAAGCCACGGGTGAGGCGGCCGTCGCCGATGTCCGTGATCTGGTGCGTGCCGGCCTCCTGGTGGCCACCGCCGCTGGAACCGTGGGCGGCCTGGTTCTGGTCGGGCTCGGGTACGTGCTGCGGTGGTTCGGGCAGGATGCCGCGGTCCTCGATGACACACTGCCGATGCTCGTGGCATTGGCGCCCGGGCTCGTTCCGTGCCTGTGGTTCCAGGTCATTCGGCAGTTCACAGTGGGGATGCGCAAGCCGAAGGCGCTTCTGCTGATCACGTTGGCGTCGGTCGTGGTCAACATCGTGCTCAACGCGGCCTTCGCCTATGGTCCGGGTCCGCTTCCCGAGCTGGGGCTCCCGGGCATCGGCTTCGCAACGTCGGTCGTCTATCTCCTCACCTTCGTGGCGTTCGCCGCGATGGTGCGCTCCGACCCCGAGCTGTCGCCGTACTTCAGCATCGCGATGCACCGCGCCCCTGCGGCCGCAGTCCGCCGGATCCTGCGGCTGGGTTTCCCGATCGCGGGCACGTACGGCAGCGAAGCGGGTCTGTTCTCGGTCACCGCGATCGTGATCGGGACATTCGGGGCGCCCGCCCTGGCTGCCCACGTGGTGGTGAACCAATTGAGCTACATCGTGTTCCAGGTCTCGGTCGGCATCTCGCACGCCGCATCCATTCTGGTCAGCCGGCTGGTCGAACTCGGCGAAACGGCGCGGACCCGCATGGTCGCATGGTTGGCCTACGGGCAGGGCGCATGCGTCGCCGGCGTCGTCGCACTGGTCTACGCCACGATTCCCGAGTCACTACTGGGACTGTTCATGGACACCGGTGACCGGTCCGCAGTCGGGGTCGCGCTGGCGCTGCTGGTGGTGGCGGCGTTCCAGCAGTTCGTCGACTCGGCACAGAACATCGGAATCGGACTGCTCCGCGGCCTCCATGACACCTCGTCGAGCTTGTGGATCACACTCCTGGGCTATTGGGCGGTCGGGCTACCCGTCGGGCTGTTGCTCGCCTACGTCGCAGACCTCAAGACCGTCGGCATGTGGCTCGGACTGTCGGCAGGATTGACCACCGCGGCCGGCCTGCTCTTGCTGACCTTCCGGCGCAGGCTTGCCGACGCGATAGCGGTCTGA
- a CDS encoding ABC transporter substrate-binding protein, whose product MAEFNRRMFLGGSLGLGAAAALAACGANDSVPAAGGGEPKPGGTLRVGALGQASNVVSDPFGLLSNDSDMLIMSLVYDPLTVPAKSPNVAPRLAASWSADARQQTWTFTLVDGATFHDGSPVRPADVVWSLKTLGGLTPWKVPVDLDSIRPSGPNAVTLRTPTPNSQLPLLLRLMTFTVKEGSTDRSGFVGTGPFRMERDSYRDGSATLVRNDNWHGGKPLLDRVIVTRFESTDAMANAILSGQIDVASSVGPLAARSASGRGDLILVRRPNDLSMPIAIRTSDGPFTDPRVREAIRLGVDRQAMVEQILSGYGSVGNDVLGTGDPTYAQRPQRNRDVSRARKLLTESGFDTGRSYPLITKREVFNEVEAAQLFAAQLRDIGLQIAVEIKESADFYDNYWAKPSAPLATASWPTNDSVMFFASKVLNSESTSNETAFKHPGFDVAYRAGLAAAPDSAAYRDASADLQQIQFDEGGYVLWGMADGLDVARSTVRNLPELPGWGRAQLERTWIES is encoded by the coding sequence GTGGCGGAGTTCAACCGAAGGATGTTCCTCGGGGGTTCGCTCGGCTTGGGCGCCGCCGCGGCTCTCGCTGCGTGCGGCGCCAACGACAGCGTTCCGGCAGCCGGCGGGGGAGAGCCGAAACCCGGCGGCACGTTGCGGGTGGGCGCGCTCGGTCAGGCATCCAACGTGGTGTCCGATCCGTTCGGGCTGCTCTCCAACGATTCCGACATGCTGATCATGTCGCTGGTCTACGACCCGCTCACGGTCCCCGCGAAATCGCCGAATGTGGCTCCCCGGCTGGCTGCTTCGTGGTCGGCCGACGCACGGCAGCAGACGTGGACCTTCACGCTCGTGGACGGCGCGACCTTCCACGACGGCAGTCCCGTTCGCCCCGCCGACGTCGTGTGGTCGCTCAAGACACTCGGCGGGCTCACGCCGTGGAAGGTGCCCGTCGACCTGGATTCGATCCGCCCGTCGGGGCCGAACGCGGTGACCCTGCGGACCCCGACCCCCAACAGTCAGTTGCCGTTGTTGCTGCGCCTGATGACCTTCACCGTCAAGGAAGGCAGCACCGACCGTTCGGGTTTCGTCGGGACCGGGCCGTTCCGGATGGAACGCGACAGCTACCGCGACGGCAGTGCCACGCTGGTGCGCAACGACAACTGGCACGGCGGTAAACCGCTGCTGGATCGCGTCATCGTGACAAGGTTCGAGTCCACCGATGCGATGGCCAACGCCATCCTGAGTGGTCAGATCGACGTGGCGTCGAGCGTCGGTCCACTGGCTGCCCGCAGTGCCTCCGGCAGAGGCGATCTCATCCTCGTCCGCCGCCCCAACGACCTGTCGATGCCGATCGCGATCCGAACGTCCGACGGACCGTTCACCGACCCAAGGGTGCGGGAGGCCATCCGGCTCGGTGTCGACCGCCAGGCGATGGTCGAGCAGATCCTGTCGGGCTACGGCAGCGTCGGCAATGACGTCCTTGGCACCGGCGACCCCACGTATGCGCAACGACCGCAGCGGAACCGGGATGTCAGCCGCGCGCGGAAGCTGTTGACCGAGTCCGGTTTCGATACGGGCCGAAGCTATCCGCTGATCACCAAGCGGGAGGTGTTCAACGAAGTCGAGGCCGCCCAGTTGTTCGCCGCCCAGTTGCGGGACATCGGATTGCAGATCGCCGTCGAGATCAAGGAATCGGCGGATTTCTACGACAACTACTGGGCGAAGCCGTCGGCGCCGCTGGCGACCGCGAGCTGGCCGACCAACGATTCGGTGATGTTCTTCGCCAGCAAGGTGCTGAACTCCGAATCCACCAGCAACGAAACCGCGTTCAAGCATCCCGGATTCGACGTCGCCTACCGGGCCGGTCTCGCGGCCGCTCCCGACTCTGCCGCCTACCGCGATGCCAGCGCGGATCTTCAGCAGATCCAGTTCGACGAGGGCGGTTACGTGCTGTGGGGGATGGCCGACGGGCTCGATGTCGCCCGGTCAACCGTCCGTAACCTCCCGGAACTCCCGGGATGGGGCCGGGCCCAACTCGAGCGCACGTGGATCGAATCGTGA
- a CDS encoding ABC transporter permease: MDRIVKRGGRMAADLLNRVAMLLVVLFGVTAAMALLPGNGVRAVLGRDATEAEVHARTQELGLDRAVPFRFWEWLSGLAQGDFGTTLRGEPVGALLAAKLPNSLILMGVSMLVTVVGASALAVWWSSGGPPGVQRVLSVATIVVIALPEFVVATLAILVFALVLDVLPAVTVQDSSGAPRNASMYVLPVVALALPQIAWNARVFVAAIDEARATPHVHAAEVDGVGETALFLRYIVPRALPTMIASLATTVGMIVGGSVVVESLFNFPGVGAVLAGSVGTRDVNVVAAVVAGTGVVILVLLFVADVVRDWSRARIS; encoded by the coding sequence GTGGATCGAATCGTGAAGCGCGGCGGCCGGATGGCCGCCGACCTGCTCAACCGTGTCGCCATGCTTCTGGTGGTGTTGTTCGGGGTGACGGCGGCCATGGCGCTGCTGCCGGGCAACGGTGTGCGCGCTGTGCTGGGCCGCGACGCCACCGAAGCCGAGGTGCATGCCCGCACGCAGGAACTCGGACTGGACCGGGCGGTCCCGTTCCGATTCTGGGAGTGGCTGTCCGGACTTGCGCAGGGCGATTTCGGCACCACTCTGCGTGGTGAGCCCGTCGGCGCCCTGCTCGCGGCCAAACTTCCGAACTCGTTGATCCTCATGGGTGTTTCGATGCTCGTCACCGTGGTCGGCGCGAGCGCGCTTGCCGTGTGGTGGAGCAGCGGCGGCCCGCCGGGCGTGCAACGCGTCTTGTCGGTGGCCACGATTGTCGTGATCGCGCTGCCCGAATTCGTCGTCGCGACGCTCGCGATCCTGGTGTTCGCGCTCGTACTGGACGTGCTGCCCGCGGTGACTGTGCAGGATTCCTCCGGTGCCCCGCGCAATGCCTCGATGTACGTGTTGCCGGTAGTCGCCCTTGCATTACCTCAGATCGCCTGGAATGCACGGGTTTTCGTCGCGGCAATTGACGAGGCGCGGGCGACGCCGCATGTCCACGCCGCCGAGGTCGACGGCGTCGGTGAGACGGCGCTGTTTCTGCGGTACATCGTGCCACGGGCTCTGCCGACCATGATCGCTTCGCTGGCCACCACGGTGGGGATGATCGTCGGCGGGTCCGTGGTCGTGGAGTCGCTGTTCAATTTCCCAGGTGTCGGAGCTGTGCTGGCGGGATCGGTCGGAACCCGGGACGTCAACGTCGTCGCAGCGGTGGTCGCCGGTACGGGTGTGGTGATCCTGGTGCTGCTGTTCGTCGCCGACGTTGTGCGCGACTGGTCGAGGGCGCGCATCTCATGA
- a CDS encoding ABC transporter permease subunit → MTRRRWLPVVPAVVVLALVALGRLVAPDVTGGGVPFAAPSASHWLGTDARSQDVLAKLVSGGWTLALVAAVIAVGVTAFSAALGAVAALRPKLAAAVSWATDATMLVPPVLLMLLVLVSWPDGGLWALIALAVLVGIPYTTRVLAGAAAPVVAGGYVQVAEAAGERLPYLVFAEVLPNLRDTIATQLGLRYVEAIYVVSTAAFLQLVPSVGSANWAVMVRENASGVLLNPAAVVGPGLAIAILAVAVNVAVLGGRSEPGAPR, encoded by the coding sequence ATGACCCGGCGCCGATGGTTGCCGGTAGTGCCCGCCGTCGTGGTGCTCGCGCTGGTGGCGCTCGGCCGGCTGGTGGCACCCGACGTGACGGGTGGGGGTGTGCCGTTCGCTGCCCCGTCCGCGTCGCATTGGCTCGGAACCGACGCGCGCAGCCAAGACGTGCTGGCCAAACTGGTCAGCGGCGGCTGGACCCTGGCGCTCGTCGCGGCGGTGATCGCCGTTGGGGTGACGGCGTTTTCGGCGGCACTCGGTGCCGTGGCCGCGCTGCGACCCAAACTCGCCGCCGCCGTCAGTTGGGCGACCGACGCCACCATGCTGGTGCCGCCGGTGCTGCTCATGCTGCTGGTGCTGGTGTCCTGGCCGGACGGTGGACTGTGGGCACTCATCGCGCTCGCGGTGCTGGTCGGCATCCCTTACACCACACGTGTGCTTGCCGGCGCGGCCGCGCCGGTGGTGGCCGGCGGGTACGTCCAGGTGGCGGAGGCGGCCGGGGAACGGCTGCCGTATCTGGTGTTCGCCGAAGTGCTGCCGAACTTGCGTGACACCATCGCGACCCAGTTGGGCCTGCGGTATGTCGAGGCGATCTACGTGGTGAGCACCGCGGCCTTCCTGCAACTCGTCCCGTCCGTCGGGTCGGCGAACTGGGCTGTGATGGTGCGCGAGAACGCGTCCGGAGTGCTGCTCAACCCGGCGGCCGTCGTAGGCCCCGGATTGGCGATCGCCATTCTTGCGGTGGCGGTCAACGTCGCGGTTCTCGGTGGTCGATCGGAACCCGGGGCGCCGCGATGA
- a CDS encoding P-loop NTPase family protein, whose product MLVCDEITSALDPEAGEVVMDVLRTEMREQGLGVVLITHDPGLAERNCVRTLYLVDGRLITSGCVP is encoded by the coding sequence GTGCTGGTCTGCGACGAGATCACCTCGGCGCTCGACCCTGAGGCCGGCGAGGTGGTGATGGACGTGCTCCGCACCGAGATGCGTGAGCAGGGTCTCGGCGTAGTGTTGATCACCCACGACCCCGGCCTGGCCGAGCGCAATTGCGTCCGGACCCTCTACCTGGTGGACGGACGGCTCATCACAAGCGGGTGCGTTCCCTGA
- the pgl gene encoding 6-phosphogluconolactonase: protein MSERVIETYADATQLASAAGARLVGAITSAIATRGEAHIVLTGGTVGIALLRHVAGAEIEWSKVQLFWGDDRFVPQGDADRNDQQAHDALLESVNIPPANVHRMATSDGEFGDAIDDAAAAYAEELPEQFDVHLLGMGGEGHINSLFPHSAAVRETTRLVVGVTDSPKPPPRRITLTLPAVARSREVWLVVAGAEKADAVAAAIGGASADDVPAAGAVGQERTVWLLDEAAAAKL from the coding sequence ATGTCTGAGCGAGTGATCGAAACTTACGCCGACGCAACACAATTGGCGTCCGCCGCGGGGGCCCGCCTGGTGGGGGCCATCACGTCGGCCATCGCCACCCGCGGCGAGGCGCACATCGTGCTGACCGGCGGCACCGTCGGCATCGCGTTGCTGCGGCACGTCGCGGGCGCGGAGATCGAATGGTCCAAGGTTCAGCTGTTCTGGGGCGACGACCGCTTCGTCCCGCAGGGCGACGCCGACCGCAACGACCAGCAGGCGCACGACGCGCTGCTGGAGTCGGTCAACATCCCACCCGCCAACGTGCACCGCATGGCCACCAGTGACGGCGAGTTCGGCGATGCCATCGACGATGCGGCCGCCGCGTACGCCGAGGAGTTGCCTGAGCAGTTCGACGTACACCTGCTCGGCATGGGCGGTGAGGGACACATCAATTCGTTGTTCCCGCACAGCGCGGCCGTGCGGGAAACCACCCGGCTGGTGGTCGGTGTGACGGACTCCCCCAAGCCGCCGCCACGCCGCATCACGTTGACGCTGCCCGCGGTCGCACGTTCGCGCGAGGTGTGGCTCGTGGTGGCCGGCGCGGAGAAGGCCGACGCGGTGGCGGCGGCGATCGGTGGCGCTTCGGCTGACGACGTGCCCGCGGCGGGTGCGGTCGGCCAGGAGCGCACGGTGTGGCTGCTCGACGAGGCCGCGGCCGCCAAGCTGTAG
- the opcA gene encoding glucose-6-phosphate dehydrogenase assembly protein OpcA yields MIVDLPDTDTGTINKKIVALREEGGAITLGRVLTLVIAPDTEALLEDSIEAANAASREHPCRVIVVIPGDRLASEARLDAQLRVGRDAGSNEVVVLRLSGPLAGHASSVVMPFLLPDTPVVTWWPDIAPAVPAQDPLGRLAVRRITDATNVEDPLATIKSRLQGYTPGDTDLAWSRVTYWRALLAAAVDQAPYEPITSALVSGLKEEPALDVLAGWLASRIDGPVTRAVGELKVELTRPSETITLSRPQTGVTAKLTRTGKPEASIPLARREARDCLAEDMRRLDADEIYQAALQGIDKVKYV; encoded by the coding sequence ATGATCGTCGATCTGCCCGACACCGATACCGGGACCATCAACAAGAAGATCGTCGCACTGCGCGAAGAGGGCGGCGCCATCACGCTGGGGCGCGTGCTGACCCTGGTGATCGCACCGGACACCGAAGCGCTGCTTGAGGATTCGATCGAGGCCGCCAACGCCGCGAGCCGTGAGCACCCGTGTCGCGTGATCGTGGTGATCCCTGGTGACCGGCTGGCCTCCGAGGCACGACTCGACGCACAGTTGCGGGTCGGCCGCGACGCCGGATCCAACGAGGTGGTGGTGCTCCGGCTGTCCGGTCCGCTGGCCGGGCATGCGAGCAGCGTCGTGATGCCGTTCCTGCTCCCGGACACGCCCGTGGTGACCTGGTGGCCGGACATCGCACCGGCCGTGCCCGCGCAGGATCCCCTCGGCCGGTTGGCGGTTCGCCGGATCACCGACGCCACCAACGTCGAGGATCCGCTGGCCACCATCAAGAGCCGGCTGCAGGGCTATACGCCGGGCGACACCGATCTGGCGTGGAGCCGGGTCACCTATTGGCGCGCGTTGCTCGCCGCAGCCGTGGATCAGGCACCATACGAGCCGATCACGTCGGCCCTGGTGTCAGGGCTCAAAGAGGAGCCCGCGCTCGACGTCCTGGCCGGTTGGCTGGCCAGCCGGATCGACGGTCCGGTGACGCGTGCCGTGGGCGAACTCAAGGTCGAACTGACCAGACCCAGCGAAACCATCACGTTGAGCCGCCCGCAGACGGGCGTCACCGCGAAGCTGACCCGTACCGGCAAACCGGAAGCATCGATTCCGCTGGCCCGCAGGGAGGCCCGCGACTGCCTGGCCGAGGACATGCGCAGGCTCGACGCCGACGAGATCTACCAGGCGGCCCTGCAGGGCATCGACAAGGTGAAATATGTCTGA
- the zwf gene encoding glucose-6-phosphate dehydrogenase, with amino-acid sequence MSDCSSTPVDWVNPLRDKRDKRMPRIAGPCAVVIFGVTGDLARKKLMPAIYDLANRGLLPPSFALVGFARRDWADEDFGKIVYDAVKQHARTPFRQEVWDRLAEGFRFVQGTFDDDASFERLKETLHKLDEERGTGGNHAFYLSIPPKAFPQVCEQLSKSGLADKPEGCWSRVVIEKPFGHDLASAEELNGVVNSVFPESSVFRIDHYLGKETVQNILALRFANELFEPVWNSHYVDSVQITMAEDIGLGGRAGYYDGVGAARDVIQNHLLQLLALTAMEEPVSFSPAELQAEKIKVLSASRLAEPLDETTSRGQYAAGWQGGEKVVGLLDEEGFSKTSTTETFAAITVDVDTRRWAGVPFYLRTGKRLGRRVTEIALVFKRAPHLPFDATMTEELGQNALVIRVQPDEGITLRFGSKVPGNAMEVRNVSMDFSYGSAFAEESPEAYERLILDVLLGEPSLFPVNAEVELAWKILDPALEYWATHGKPDPYESGTWGPDSAFEMLRRTGREWRRP; translated from the coding sequence ATGAGCGACTGCAGCAGCACGCCGGTCGACTGGGTCAACCCGCTGCGGGACAAGCGCGACAAGCGCATGCCCCGCATCGCGGGTCCGTGTGCCGTGGTCATCTTCGGCGTCACCGGCGACCTGGCCCGCAAGAAGCTGATGCCGGCGATCTACGACCTCGCCAACCGCGGGTTGCTGCCGCCGAGCTTCGCGCTCGTCGGCTTCGCGCGGCGTGACTGGGCCGACGAGGACTTCGGCAAGATCGTCTACGACGCGGTCAAGCAACACGCGCGCACGCCGTTCCGGCAGGAGGTCTGGGACCGCCTCGCCGAGGGATTCCGGTTCGTACAGGGCACTTTCGACGACGACGCGTCGTTCGAGCGGCTCAAGGAAACCCTGCACAAGCTCGACGAGGAACGCGGCACGGGCGGCAATCACGCGTTCTACCTGTCGATTCCGCCCAAGGCGTTCCCACAGGTGTGCGAACAGCTCTCGAAGTCCGGCCTGGCCGACAAGCCCGAGGGCTGCTGGAGCCGCGTAGTGATCGAGAAGCCGTTCGGGCACGACCTCGCCAGCGCCGAGGAACTCAACGGCGTGGTCAACAGCGTTTTCCCGGAATCGTCGGTGTTCCGCATCGACCACTACCTCGGCAAGGAAACCGTCCAGAACATCCTGGCGCTGCGGTTCGCCAACGAACTGTTCGAACCGGTGTGGAACTCGCACTACGTCGACAGCGTGCAGATCACGATGGCCGAGGACATCGGATTGGGCGGCCGCGCAGGCTATTACGACGGGGTCGGGGCAGCGCGTGACGTCATCCAGAACCACCTGCTGCAGCTGCTCGCGCTGACCGCCATGGAAGAGCCCGTCAGCTTCTCCCCAGCCGAACTGCAGGCCGAGAAGATCAAGGTGCTCTCCGCCAGCCGCCTGGCCGAGCCGCTCGACGAGACCACGTCCCGCGGTCAGTACGCCGCGGGCTGGCAGGGCGGCGAGAAGGTCGTGGGCCTGCTCGACGAAGAAGGATTCTCGAAGACGTCGACCACCGAGACCTTCGCGGCCATCACGGTCGACGTCGACACCCGTCGCTGGGCCGGGGTGCCGTTCTACCTGCGCACCGGAAAACGCCTGGGCCGCAGGGTCACCGAGATCGCCTTGGTGTTCAAGCGGGCACCGCACCTGCCGTTCGACGCGACCATGACCGAGGAGCTCGGCCAGAATGCGCTGGTGATCCGGGTACAGCCGGACGAGGGCATCACGCTGCGCTTCGGCTCGAAGGTACCCGGCAACGCCATGGAAGTCCGGAACGTCAGCATGGACTTCTCGTACGGTTCGGCGTTCGCCGAGGAGTCGCCGGAGGCTTACGAGCGGCTGATCCTCGACGTGCTGCTGGGCGAACCATCGCTGTTCCCCGTCAACGCCGAGGTCGAATTGGCGTGGAAGATCCTCGATCCCGCGCTGGAGTACTGGGCCACCCACGGCAAGCCCGACCCGTACGAATCCGGAACATGGGGCCCTGATTCGGCGTTCGAGATGCTGCGCCGCACAGGCCGGGAATGGAGGCGGCCGTGA